A stretch of DNA from Sander lucioperca isolate FBNREF2018 chromosome 8, SLUC_FBN_1.2, whole genome shotgun sequence:
tatatatatatacacacacacatatatatatactatatatatatatatatatacatatatatatatatatatatatatatacatacatacacatatatatatatatatatatatatatatatatatatatatatatacacacacacacatacatacatatacacatatatatacatacatatacatacatatacatatacacatatatatacacacacacatatatatatatatatatatatacacacatacatatatatacacacacatatatatatatatatatatatacacatacatatatatacatcatatatatatatatatatatatatatatatatacacatatatatacacacacatacactatatatatatatatatatatatatatatatacacacacatacacatatatatatatatacacacatatatatatatatatatatatacacatactatatatacatatatacatacatatatacatatacatatatacacacatacatatatatatatatatatatatatatatatatatatatacatatacatatatatacatatatatatatatatacatatatatatatatatatatatatatatatatatatactatatatatatatatatatatatatatatatacatactacacacatatatacatacatatatatatatacatatatatatatatatatatatatatatacatatatatatatatatatatatatatatatatatatatatatatataatatatatatatatatatatatacatacatatatacatatatacatacatatatacatataatatatatatatatatatatatatatatataatacatacatacatacatacatatatatacatatatatatatatatatatagtgtagatTATTTTCAGTGAAGTGAGATAAATATGCCACCAAACATAGCATGAAACTTTGCAAAGACTTTTGAAAGAAAGTTTCCTGAAGTTAATGGTTAATACCTATATGGCTGCAGCAATTTGTAACACTACAGTCAGTCTGAAGACAGCTCCCCCTTTCCTATATCTCTGGCCCCTCACTTCTGGCAGGAACCATGTTTTGGACTCATGACCTCTTGGCCAGGAGGAAGTAATCTAAGAACAGGCTGGAGTTGGCTTGTACGAGTAAGCAGGACGGTGCTGCCACCTTCTGACCGGACTCAGCTTTAACAAAGATAACAGCAGAACCACTGCACAGTGATGCTCAGTTAAACACTGGCTGAATGTCCTTTCTTCATCCTGCTTCCCCACATGCTGCGGCCCAATTTGATGCAGTTTGGTTGTGGATAGGtcattaaataattaattaattctgaTCTTTTACCAGTTCATTTCGATTCTATAAAGGGGAATGCCATAGCATGAGAAGCAATCAATCACATCACTGGGTGGTGTGATACAACATTTAATTAGAAATGCAGTACCCCATCTCTTAGTCATGGTCTTCCTCCATTCAATCACCACACTCTTTTAAACCCAAAAGGGACAACTGATAGGCTCATTCAGAAACTGCTTTCAACTAAAACAAACAAGCTGCACCATCTTTATCTCTCTGCCAAAGGACAGTTAGTGCATAATTAAGAGTCACAGAGGCCCACCGAGGCACAGTTTAATTAAACTGATACTATCTGTTTAATGAAAAGATTTGGCAAGTCTGGCAACACCTCAAACACTTACTGGAGCACAACATTCACTTGAGAGACAAGACTATttgactacaaaaaaaaaaacaatgagacCTGCCATATTATGCAATTACTCATCTCAAACTTACTTACTGAAGTTGAACTGAAGCTACGTTTAATACTGTAAAGATGCACATTATCGATCCCTGTTGAGAATTCTTTGTTTGAAACGtattctcccccccccctgtaTTTCAATCACCAGTGGGCAACCAGCAGGCAACTGTCATTCTGAAGCCAGGGCCTTGTTTTAGGCAAAGGGGTAGGAGTATTCCTAATGCTTAACCTGTCTTTTGTCTTTTAGTGTTGGAGGAAGCCAAAgcacacaaataaaaacacaggcAAACACAGGGAGATTACCTTTGTAGACAGTGCTAACCACAGAGCCCCCTTGCTGGCCCTCAGGCCTACTTCATAATGGTGCGAAGAAAATGATAATCACAAACTGGGTTTTTCCAGCAGAGAGGAATTTTTGGCACCctccaaagaggttttagccagcaccaaaggaaaatcaccagcgcCGAAATAATAGAaatagaggagagaggaaaaaaaaaaaaaaaaaaaaaaatcgcaattcaaataaatgtgtttaatagcaatttaccaaacaaccgtCGAACAAGCATAACATAAATAGGAGGAACTTGAATAGGAGCGCTAAGCTGGCGTTTTAACGTCCAGAGTCAGGCTGTGTTGAACTCTCCCGATGATTTTAatgatatttaatattatttttaaagcagttttATTAATTGGGgtttcatttactcaagcataattggcattttgtttatcaaattgtcagaaataaccgGCACATCAAACTGGGATGGTTGGGTgggttggggtggggggggtgagGGTATCTTTCACACTGGTTAGTATCTGTATAACACAGCCATACTATGTTTGTATACATTTGGTTCAATATGTGCTGTAGAAAATGCTACATGGTTTAAtggaaaatcaataaaaagttgttaaataaaaaagaaataacaggCACATGCTTAGATTTCTGTCAAAAAAGGTAACACAGACTCTTTGCCTTTACTGTATCGGACCGATCATGCTTGTCTTGCGTAGTCACCCCCCCccaaaaggcccattctgagtcaggaaaaaccctgacaaATACTAGGCAATGCCTTGCAATACAAGCTTAGTACTTAGAAACACAGCAGCCCATCAAAGCCCCAAGAAAGAATATTTCTTGTTTCAAAGTAGCACCTAGAAAACAGACAAATACCGTCTGCTTCTGTTGGCCACTCAGtagcatttttttctgtttgtttagtGCCTTAAGCATCTTGATTGGAACTGCTGAATCTGGACAAATACATCTCTCATCCCttcactgtgtgtgtaatgttcCTGTAAATGTGCTTTTCTATCCTAAtttggaaggtgtgtgtgtgttacacagGTGATTAGTGTGCCTGTTTAGTGCCCCTGTATTTATCATGACATTTATAGTAGATGCATGTATGGTTTTCTTGATACTTAATTGAATTTACTGAAATGTATTGTTAAgaggataaccccttgagatgaagcATCTTGTTTGAGGGGGTCCTCGAGACATAAGACAAAGACAATACAGCACATGTACATTCACACTCACTAGAGCTCTCCCTCATCCCACCTCACCCACCCCACTGACTCCTTATTGAAAACAAATCCGTGTATAATACATATCGCAGTATTAAGAGGCATGACAACATTTAGCccatacacgtgtgtgtgtgtgtgtgtgtgtgtgtgtgtgtgtgtgtgtgtgtgtgtgtatgtatgtatgtatgtatgtatgtatgtatacatacatacatacacacatacatatatacacatatatatatatatatatatacatacacacatatatatatacacacatatatatacacacacacatatacatatatatatatatacacacacacatatatatatatatatatatatatatatatacacacacacacacacacacatatatatacatacacacacatacatatatacatatatatatatatatatatatatatatacatacatacatacatacatacatatatatatatatatatatatacatacatacatacatacatacacacatacatatatacacatatatacacacatatatatatatatatatatatatatatatatacatacatacatacatacatacatacatacatacatacatatatacacatatatacacatatatatatatatatatatatatatacacatatatatatatatacacacatatatatacacacacatatacatatatatatatatacacacatatacacatatatatacacacacacacacatatatatatatatatatatatatatatacacacacacacacacatatatatacatacacacacatatatatatatatatatacacacatacatacatacatacatacatacatacacacacacacacacatagtaatTCTGTAATACACAGAATAGTAATTTCCTGCTGTGGATTGTAGGTGACACAAGGTTTTGTTTGTGACTGTTTATGGCCTGGTGGTAGTAAGCgggtctatatatatatatatatacatacatacatacacacacacacacacacacacacacacacacacacacaaataaaaggaaaggaCAAAAAGTATCCCAAACATTTGGGTATATAAAAGAAAAGTCCATTCATACTTGAGGAAAACATTTACAGCAACAGTTTGCAAAACCGATGTTTTGAAGGAGTGCAAAGAAGTGAGAGATCTTAGAGACCCAGGCAGGCTATTCCAGTCTGAAGGggctttaaatttaaaaaggtACGTCTACCATTCTCTTTATAGATGTTTGGCACAGTGAAGAAGGGCTATTCAGTGTGTCTCAATCTATAGCTGGGTCTGTATGGAATTAAATATTCCTTCAGGTAAGGAGGATAATCAGagtacacacatttaaaaataacctGGTACCAGTGATACTGTCTTCTGGCTTTTGGTGATAATAAGTTCAGTGAGTCATACATTACACAGTGGGGAGTAGTAAAAGGACATCTCAGCACAAATCTGCATATATCATTGAAAGCAGCATTTAATGGTTTAAGATTTGATTCTGGTGTTTTGATGAACAACATCTGCATAGTCTAATATAGGAAATATTAACTGTGACACAAGTCTTAACCTAATCACTTGAGTGAAACAGTTAATAGAGCAATACAATATTCGTAAATTACTGTTGATCTTTTTTACAACAGAATTAATATGATACCTAAAAAGAGAGTTGGAGAGTTAATAAATGAATACAGCTAAAACTAAGTAATCCTGTCTGGGAACATTTCAAATTACACATACATTGTTTATATATAGCATGACAAGGTTGTATAGCATTATTTCCACCAGGCTTGGTTGACCCTGTGAGAGCGCAAATCCATTTCACAAGGTTGTGTCAGTGGAATTGTCCCTCTGTGCTTGTGAGCTGTAAATTGAAAGATATGTAATACATTCAGGAAACACCTCTTAGCCCAGAACTAGTGATAAGAACACCTATAATAACACCGATAAGGACAGAGCCATACTACTGAGGCAGACTACTGAGTTATGGCCGTGCTTTCCAGTCTACAGTGAGAACACGTGGTTGAGTAGCCTATAAAGTCCATTTTAGTATCAGTATGTACtcatattgttaaaaaaaaaaaaaaccttcttgCGATAACTTGATGAGATCAACTGAAGCTGCTCGACATCAAAGTCCGAAACAATAACAGTGAACTGTCAAAGTGACCCCGCCCCCTTTGAATAGACCCATTATTTCTTACGTTTTACTCGCTTTGCATAAACACGCATAAACACTCTGCCAATTTTGTGACTTGTTTTTACTTCACCGCTCGTTTAAATCAAGATTCCTGTCCATTTTGTACGTATTAAAAGCTCCTATAAGCGGCTGCTCGTGGCTTTGGCCTACCCAGAAGGCGTCCCCGGGTTTCAAACTTACTCAAAGCTAGACGAAATGTTTTCAACGTTCAGCCAAAAGAAATGTAGCTTTCTCAGAATGATTAATGCATTATCAGAGCTCGTTCACGGAGCTACAGTTAGCATTATGACACCGTGACGTCCAAAAACACCGCTATTGTGCCTCGCTGACATTGTCATGCGCAGCTGAAAAGTTCAGAAAACTTTTTCCCAAACTCACCATCCTCACGACAAGTCGCATTTTCCTCTTCGTCTCTGGTTACTTGCGTGATTATCGACGGCGAATGGTCCATTAGGTCCGTCACTCAAAGATaaggacgttttttttttgctgtataaAATAGTTCGAGGAGTTAtggcaaaaaaataattatttatattttgccACTCCCTGTCTGCAAACGCGCATACTGAGCGTAAAAATAAAGAAACGCTCTAAACAGCAGAAAGGGGTACAAAACAAACCATGCCGGACCAAACCGCTCTAAAATGCAAAACGTTAAAAGTGTCTAAAATAGTTTGTTTCTTAAAGTTGTTACGTTGAAGAAGTTCATCAATTTGACCATGCTAACATGGAACTTGACGGTTTCAAGGAAGCCCCATTCTTAAAGCCACAATGCAGGATGTGAAGCTTTTCACTAAATAGCACTGTACGTGTAACGTTAACGTGTTGCTCGTTTAGTTGGGGGGAAATGTTGTGGATACATTTCAATGCGTTTTTGGCGTTTAATTTTTAGTTTTACTTTGAGTGTAAATTCGCCGAATATAAGTGCTAACTGTATAAAACCGatatttttcataattttgatatattttccaATATATCTTGATAAtcgtaaaaataaaaaatattcaattttcgGGCGTTTAAGTGTACCGTTTCTTGCACGTAGCgtgtttttaaaagtttgtTCAAACCATAGACTGGCTCAAACACAACTTTGACGTTTGACGGGGGCAGCCTTAAAACCGaccgagaaaaaaaaaggaagtaaGGGACCGTCTTTAAAGTGCCAGATCAAAGTTACTTTCTTTCTGAAAAATCTTCAGTAAACCCATGTAAAAAAGgatagtttttaaaatgttatagCTGCAACTGTTTAAacaagtagatagatagatagatagatagatagatagatagatagatagatagatagatagatagataattaaaattaaataaacaatataatataaattaaaatagctCAATCATGACAGAGATGGATATTCATGCTACAGAGTACTAGGCAACTATTTATTTGGCCTTTATTGAACCAAAAAAGAAGGTAGACTATTTACCAATAACAAAAGACCTTTTGATagggaatgttttttttgttttttttaaagaaaaaagacaaaaaatatcTAAGTTGAATGTGAGGGATCACaagatgattttctttttttttctcacaaaaaaaaactaaacaaacttTATTCCTATTCGTCACATATACAcggtacaatgtagtgaaattcaattactgcatttaacccatcctaagtattaggagcaATGGGCAACCTGGGAGCAATTACAATTTactctaacctgttaataaTGTTGGATAGTTGTGTATCTCTAAAGTGATCTGAACATTTGTCTCTGGTTGCAGCTTTTGCCACTCATTCATATAAGCAATCTGTTACAATGAAGGGGTTTGTATAGGTGGACTGTCTCCCTGGTGCGCCTGATCCACACAGTGTAGCCTCTGTAACTATACTCTGCTGAAACTTAAAAAATGAAACTTGCTGTGACTTTCTCCCTGGTTTTACTGCATTACAATTTTGAATAATAATGAATACACAGCTGAGTGGAAAAGCCAGTGTATTAATACCTGACAACTGTAATTCCTCTGATCACAGCTATGCTGCTGGCAGCAAAATATATCTCTGACTGTACACACAATTAATTCCATTCATGTCCACCTTGtctttcaaaatacaaaatactttttaagaagTTGTGGTCTTTTGGTTAGTTTTTGTACTCTGAGTGGTACGTTTTGATAAGTATTCCATTAAGGAGATATTAAGGCTTAAAGAGAAATatgttttggggcattttttttacttgattGACTTGTGTCTCAGCTTCTATCCTCacagctgtggttgtcattTACTCATCCCAGCTCAGCTTCACTCACACGTCCCCGTCTTTAAGCAGGATTTTTCAAACCTTAGACTTAGCTGTTCTTATCAACCAGGACAGGAGAAATTGTACAAATGaataacagtaataaaaacGACACTATGGATACTATCTTACGCACGTCTCTCACATGTACCCTTTTACGTAACCCTCTCATCTTAATGTTAAATGTCAAAATGATTAATAGGttttgtatatattattatcatAACATGCTGTCTTTTGAAATCTCTACTTTTGTCCCACAATACAAACGCTTTATCCTGTCATCAATAATggatcatttaaaaaacaacaactcaaaAGCTGTTAGCAAAAAAactctttactttttttttatcatgggCATGATTGAATGTACAGCTTGGAACACAGCAGCAATACAGTATATTGTCCATCGGATTGCGCTATAAGAGAACAGAGGCTTTTGCATTAGCACCAGTGTAGTTGAGAGGTTACATCAGAGGATGTCCACGCGAGCAAAGGACTGGTCTGTGCCCAGATGGTTCTCCACAAACACCTCATACTTGCCAGCATCAGACAACTTTGCATTTTTGATGGTCAAGATCGTGTTGGTGTCTCCAATGTCAAAGAATACCCTGAAAGACAATTGTAGCACCTTTATTATCACTACTTGTTACATATGCTTTCCCTAGAATTCTAAATTACAATCACTTAATTTGCAATCTACAGTAattggatggtgtgtgtgtgtgtgtatgtgtgtgtgtgtgtgtgtgtgtgtgtgtgtgtgtgtgtgtgtgtgtgtgtgtgtgtgtgtgtgggcttgtttaactatattcgtggagtccaaaaaccgggagtccagtatacttgtggggtccggacagctttgtggggccaaaatgctggaccccacaactttaaagggctgtttgagggttaagacttggttttaggattagggttagaattaggttatggttagggtgagggtaagggttaaggttaggcatttagttgtgatggttaaggttagggtaaggggctagggaatgcattatgtcaatgacgggtccccacaaggatagtgccacaaacctgtgtgtgggtgtgtttgtgtgtatgtgtgtcctgATGGCATTAGCTCACACACAATGCCTTTTCTCTATGTACACACATCCTGAAAAagcattgcacacacacacacacacacactatagaaATACATTATTACAGCATTCCTCCTAATTGAATCTCTAAGACAGCCTACCTGTCATCTTCTTCAATGTCATCTCCATCCTTAAGCCATGCAACATCTGGAGGAGGCTCCCCACTTATTTCAGCCTTGAGCACCACTGTTGTCCCTCTTTTGGCCTGCTTGTTGTCTGGGCCTTTAGAAACCTTAGCAGGGACTGGGGATGCATGATGCAAATACTACGTCAGCCACATGATTAATTGACGATCACAAGTGCTAGAATTGCAATTGCCTCAAAGATAGAAGTCGTACAGGATGGCGAAGGAATGTCCTGCCCTACTCTGTCTCGGATtagctagtactcgttgcctttGTTTTttggattggttaggtttaggcaggAGGAGTGAgattagttagggttagggtaagaataccaggataagccaatcagaggcagagtagggcggaaCATTCCTttcgccatcctaggaaatGCAAATTGGGACACAAGAGGCACTACTAATCACTAGAGGAATGAAGCCTTGGCTTCAGACAGGTCATAGGACGGGAGCAAACATTAGCATCAAGTCATTTCTGTCCACAGGTACAACTCTTTCTTCAGTTAGTACTTTTCACTTCATCTAGGATGATTGTTTAGGAACGTTTTTATTCCATTGTTCAAGAAAATTTGGTGTTTAGATCAACAATTTTATAGTAGACATTTTCGGAAATACTCTTATTCGCTTGCTTGCCAAAAGTTATATGAGATGATTGGCACCACTCTCGTATCTTTcctgtaaataataatataagtcCACacccagcagctggttagcttagcttagcataaagaccggaaaaaggaggaaacaggtagcctggctctgtctaaaggtAACAAAAGCATGTTTCGtgaaatgttgaactatttcttGAAGCTGTTTGATTAAATTCTGATTCTTCCAATCATGCCGAATAAACAAAACTTGACTTGACTCATTGTAAAGTATAGAAACAACAAATGCCAACAGATGATCTGTACCCACCTTCCACTAGAATACAGGCAGATCCGTATGTCTGTCCAAATGGATTTTTTATGGAAACTGTGTATTTTCCCAGATCAGCCAGAACCCCATCTCTAACCACGAGTGCCACAAAATCCGGGTCTTCAAAAACGTAGCGGTACTTGGGACCATCCTTCAGCTCTTTGCCATCCTTGGACCAGACGATGAAAGGATCTGGAAAGGCGCTCACTCTGCACTCCAGCTTTGCAGCGCTGCCCTCAACAAGAACCACATCTTTGAGATCCTGCAGGATCTTGGGAGGGCCCTTCTCCCGCAGCTCTTTACGCGACCTATGTGAGAAACACAGGAATATAAGAATTCTTTCATGCTCAAAAGGCACTGGAATGTCAATGATGCCGACAGACACTGGATAGCGTTGTACCTGTGGCCACGATACGAGGCTTGGATTCGGACGGCAGCCTCCTGGACCTGAGGATCGCTGATGTTCAGAGTGCACCCAGGAGGGGGCGCAGGCTTCACTTTGGACATCTGCAGTGGTCAGAGCAGGTTAGCGTTAGGAGGAACCATTGAAATGAGTTAAAAACCTTATTTAAAATCCAATTTATCAGAGCAGGcatttttgacttgtcatagcaggacAAGCACAGgtggctctgttctattcaagtgtcccagtaagccatgacattgtgacagtgagccagcatgaacaataccaggaccctgaaactgaagcagctaaatggaattcagccatcattcattttattcattGCACTTCTGCTTTTTCTACTGTGACATGTTCAAATCTGTGAAAAGGGCCTATATATTCTGACCACTGGAAAAGAAGAGTTAGGAggattttagtttttaaatacattaaaacgcATGACCTTACCAAGCATTTTCTTCATTTACAACTTAATGTCACATCTCTTACCTTGGAGATCTTCACGCAGCAGCTCTCTTCTCCAGATCCACTCCAGAGGCAGCAACCCAAAACACTTCATGCTTTATATCTAGAGGTCCTCAGGGAGAACAACTCATCACCTAGACGTTCCTTTTCCTTCTTTGGATATAAAAAAATACTCAGCATGACCAGACTGATTGAGGATGCGCAGCAAATGTTGCAGCCATTCTTGTCTGTCCTTATAAAGCCTTCATATGAAATACTCGTGAGAATTTGGAGCAGTTAATAGTTTTGTTTGTGGTTGAAATGTGAGTCGTCCCTGgtgagaatacacacacacgactgTTGGTCGTCGGGGTCATGTGGAGGGAGTGGCCTCGGCCTGAACTGAGAACATTCTTTGATCATAAAGTATCATAAAATCATGACCTGACTTTGATCTTTTATTAAAGTGCAAACATCTTTCAAGTCATCTCTTCAGCTACTAGCACCAAGGAGTACAATTTAAACCATTTTAAAATATTGTAAGTTTAAAAATGGTTCATAGTAAATTCATAAAACTGCTTCCACTTTCACACACAGTTCCACTGAACAAACAGATAGCAAGAATACATATATTTATCATATTCCCTTTATTGTTCATAGCCTTAACAGCTGTCATGCCTTTTCCATGCCAGATtcagaaatgtcacaaaataaacagcagcagctATAACAAATACAGTCActcaataaataaacaaattgcGAAACACACAAAGCAGTCACAGTCATATAATCAAAAATAATCATTCATTTAACAaactgtttttttgtctgtggGTCTAATATCCATCACGAGGCACTGCAACACATTCAACAAAATACGGCATAGGATTTTAATACAAAATGTGGAGCGttcaacatctttttttttcaaaactgt
This window harbors:
- the LOC116044199 gene encoding SPEG neighbor protein isoform X2 — encoded protein: MSKVKPAPPPGCTLNISDPQVQEAAVRIQASYRGHRSRKELREKGPPKILQDLKDVVLVEGSAAKLECRVSAFPDPFIVWSKDGKELKDGPKYRYVFEDPDFVALVVRDGVLADLGKYTVSIKNPFGQTYGSACILVEVPAKVSKGPDNKQAKRGTTVVLKAEISGEPPPDVAWLKDGDDIEEDDRVFFDIGDTNTILTIKNAKLSDAGKYEVFVENHLGTDQSFARVDIL
- the LOC116044199 gene encoding SPEG neighbor protein isoform X1 is translated as MKCFGLLPLEWIWRRELLREDLQDVQSEACAPSWVHSEHQRSSGPGGCRPNPSLVSWPQVQRYPVSVGIIDIPVPFEHERILIFLCFSHRSRKELREKGPPKILQDLKDVVLVEGSAAKLECRVSAFPDPFIVWSKDGKELKDGPKYRYVFEDPDFVALVVRDGVLADLGKYTVSIKNPFGQTYGSACILVEVPAKVSKGPDNKQAKRGTTVVLKAEISGEPPPDVAWLKDGDDIEEDDRVFFDIGDTNTILTIKNAKLSDAGKYEVFVENHLGTDQSFARVDIL